In Deltaproteobacteria bacterium, the DNA window ATAATCCTTGATTTGATAATCAACCGGATAACCTCCCAGGACGGGAGAGCGCCAGTTTTCCGTAAGTGACATCTGATTAAAGGTCAAGGAATATACCGCACCGCTGCTCACGCCGCGCAAGCTGGGCACAATATTGGATATGGCCGACCTTGTACTCCGGGCGATGATTATTTCCTGATGGCCGTCGTCATCCGAATCCGCAGTCAGAATTCGCGGCGGGATGTAATAATAAATCTTGTCTATGGCCCGCTTTATATCGGTGTCTCCCGAAACCGGTTTCAAATATACAACCGACCCGCCGAATTGCTCCTCGCCTTCCCATAAGGCCCGCCCGGTACGAGTCATAATGTGAAGGTATTCACTCTCATCAATGACGGCCAGGCTTTCCTTTTCCTGACCCGAAAAGCGAAGAAGGCCGAAATTAAGGATATTGACCTTTCGGCGTGGCAGGTTCAAGGCTTCCTGCGGCACATAATTTCGGCCCTGCCAGATCATCCTGTAAATCATGCCGTAAAATAATCTCCCTGACGCACCTTCCTGGCCGATAAGTATCGGGCCGGAAGGCAGATTGAGGACCCGAAAATACCACGGCGACTCCTTGAGAATGGGCACCAGGCGGCCGTTGACATATTCGAGCACATAAGATTGGGTCTCATTGTGAATGCGATTGTTGACAAAGATCTCGGCCCGACCGTTGCCATTAACATCAGCTACGTCCAGCGTGATAAAATGATCATTTTTATAGCCTTCGAAAACGGCCAGCCTTCTAAAGCGTCCCTCTTCAAATCGGGCCACAAAGACCTTATTCAGTGAGGAATAAACAATTTCATTCCTGTTATCGCCGTCAACATCCCCGACATCTAAGCCCGTGACCGTGACTGGCAAAGAAGGACTCCTCCAGAAGCCTTTTCCACCGGGGAATGCCGTGGTGGTCCTGAAGATGCCCTGGTCTTTTGAGCGGGTTAACAGAGATTCAGGATGGCGGCGAGAAAGCGGGGGGGGTTCCTTTTTTGCAGTATAAACCGGCTGAGCTGTCCGCTCAAATATTTTATCGTTAATATCCTCGACAAAGGCATTAACCTTAGGGATGATGCCATCAAGATTCTTGGATTGAGTGTGAATAGCCAGGCCCGGCTTTTTTTCGAGCTGGCTGATAATCTTGGCGTCCAGGCTGATACTCTGGCCGACTACAGTTAAAGAACCATAGAGCACGTAATTAGCCCCTGTTTTGAGCCCCAGTTCCCGGGCGATTTGTTCGTTGATTCTACCTTGGACCTGCTCAAAGGCCTGCCGAGCTACGATCCTCTCCAGGATTACAATCCTGCCTTCCCAGGTAAGGCGGGAGCCAATCATGTCCAGAATCCCTTCCTGAATATAAGTCAGGTCCTGGGCGGCATTGATCTTGAAAGGCAGTACCAGGATCTTCAGGGGTCGGTCGGCTGTCAGCCCTGCCTCAGGCGAGGCAAGCGCCGTACAGGCCACCAGCAGAATAATGATGGAAACTCTTGCAAAAATTGTCATCCCTTTCACCTTACGTATGTATGGCAGTCAGCCCTGTTTGTAAAATCATCAAATTTGTCCTGCATTTATACATTTCTGTGCTAACCTGTCAAGGTGTCCTTGTCAGGATGAGCTGACTGGGCCGGAGAAAAAAACATTTTCATGCCGGTGCAGACCGTTTGGGCCGCTTTTTCAACTGCGGCCGAAATAAACAAGAAGCAAGCCCAGGGCCATGGCCATGAACCCAAAGATGCGAAGAGCGGCTTCCGGGGCTTCCAGAAGCTGGCGAAACCAGGATTTAATCTTGTGAGGAAAAGCAAAATAAGGCAAGCCTTCGATAACCAGGACAAGACCCAAAACACAGAGTAGATATTTAAGGTCCATGCAATTAGCCTCGTACGTTGCGGTATGAACCTTCGTCATCATTCGTTAATTGTCAGGCAATGTCAAGCCTCCCTCTTTTCCTTGAACGAAAGGCTTGATCTTTATTAAGGAATTGGGATAATTTTAAATACTAACTGTTTATTTTCAGACCCGCGAGGAGGGGGATGAGTCTGAGTTTTAATATCGCCCGGATCAACCTGGAATCCGTGGCTTACAATCTGGACCAGGTCAGGAAGGCGGCGGGCCCGGGCGTGCGGATCATGGGCGTGGTCAAGGCCGATGCTTATGGCCATGGCCTTCTGCCAGTGGCTAAATGTCTGGTGCAGTCCGGTGTGGATGCCTTGGGCGTGATGGACCTTCATGAGGCGCTCACCCTCCGTGATAATGGTCTGGACCTGCCTGTCTTTATTCTGGCCGGGTTCGAGGCCGGTCACTCGGAAGAGATCGTGAGGAGGGGGCTGACCCCCTTTGTCTATGATTTAGGCCTGGCCTATGAACTAAACCAGGCGGCCCGGAAACACGGCCGGAAGGTCCAGATTCACCTCAAGCTTGACACGGGCATGAACCGTCTCGGCGCTCCTTTGGGCGAGGCTGAAAAATTTTTAGAAGCGATTCGAGACCTTGAACACCTTGAAGTCATGGGTTTGGCCTCCCATTTTTCAGAGGCGGACCTTAAGGAGAGCGAGTTCACTTTTCAGCAGTTGGAACAATTTGGCCGGATCATAAAGACCGCCCTCAGGATGGGGTATCGCCTCAGCGCCAACAATATAGCCAACAGTGCTGCCGTCTTGAGCCTGCCGCAGTCCTTTTATGACCTGATTCGTCCGGGGTTGGTGCTTTATGGAGCCGCGCCGGCGGAGCATCTGGCCCGAGAGGTTGATCTCAGACCGGTGATGACTTTTATCAGTCAGGTCATCCAGGTAAAACGGATCGGGCCGGGCTCTCCTGTGAGCTATGGCCGCACATGGGCGGCCGAGCGCAAGACCGTCCTGGCTACCATTCCCGTGGGTTACGCCCACGGTTACGGCCGAGGGCTTTCCAACGGCGGCTACGTTTTGATTCGGGGAAGGCAGGCCCCGGTGCGCGGTGTTGTCTGCATGAACCTAACCATGGTTGACGTGACAGATATCCCCGGCGTCGAGGTCGGAGACGAGGTCGTCCTGCTTGGGACTCAAGACGGTGAAATTATCTCGGCTCCAAGCCTGGCCAGGATGCTGGGCACGATCTCTTATGAAATATTTTGCACCATCGGCGGCCTCAATCACCGCCAGTATGTGTACCAAGCAAGCGATGAAGGAGAGATATCTTGACTGAAGAAAAAACCATCTGCGCGGTCTGTGCCTGGCGCAAAGACTGCCTGAAGAGATACAAATATGAGTCCTCGATCAAGCTTCGCTGCCCGGACTTCACCAGGGACGTGACCATACCTAAAAAAGAGAAAGAAAATCCATGAAGCGCATTTTGACCGAAACTATCAGGGCGGCCGTAGCCCAGGCCC includes these proteins:
- a CDS encoding VCBS repeat-containing protein codes for the protein MTIFARVSIIILLVACTALASPEAGLTADRPLKILVLPFKINAAQDLTYIQEGILDMIGSRLTWEGRIVILERIVARQAFEQVQGRINEQIARELGLKTGANYVLYGSLTVVGQSISLDAKIISQLEKKPGLAIHTQSKNLDGIIPKVNAFVEDINDKIFERTAQPVYTAKKEPPPLSRRHPESLLTRSKDQGIFRTTTAFPGGKGFWRSPSLPVTVTGLDVGDVDGDNRNEIVYSSLNKVFVARFEEGRFRRLAVFEGYKNDHFITLDVADVNGNGRAEIFVNNRIHNETQSYVLEYVNGRLVPILKESPWYFRVLNLPSGPILIGQEGASGRLFYGMIYRMIWQGRNYVPQEALNLPRRKVNILNFGLLRFSGQEKESLAVIDESEYLHIMTRTGRALWEGEEQFGGSVVYLKPVSGDTDIKRAIDKIYYYIPPRILTADSDDDGHQEIIIARSTRSAISNIVPSLRGVSSGAVYSLTFNQMSLTENWRSPVLGGYPVDYQIKDY
- a CDS encoding DUF2065 domain-containing protein, which encodes MDLKYLLCVLGLVLVIEGLPYFAFPHKIKSWFRQLLEAPEAALRIFGFMAMALGLLLVYFGRS
- the alr gene encoding alanine racemase; its protein translation is MSLSFNIARINLESVAYNLDQVRKAAGPGVRIMGVVKADAYGHGLLPVAKCLVQSGVDALGVMDLHEALTLRDNGLDLPVFILAGFEAGHSEEIVRRGLTPFVYDLGLAYELNQAARKHGRKVQIHLKLDTGMNRLGAPLGEAEKFLEAIRDLEHLEVMGLASHFSEADLKESEFTFQQLEQFGRIIKTALRMGYRLSANNIANSAAVLSLPQSFYDLIRPGLVLYGAAPAEHLAREVDLRPVMTFISQVIQVKRIGPGSPVSYGRTWAAERKTVLATIPVGYAHGYGRGLSNGGYVLIRGRQAPVRGVVCMNLTMVDVTDIPGVEVGDEVVLLGTQDGEIISAPSLARMLGTISYEIFCTIGGLNHRQYVYQASDEGEIS